In Mesoaciditoga lauensis cd-1655R = DSM 25116, a single genomic region encodes these proteins:
- a CDS encoding MoaD/ThiS family protein, translated as MKLHVEFYSTLRLDLKIKKLEYESESELTVEQLLHRLSLDVNPTIYDKLVRGGQPIKGTNILINGKSFWHLNLLNTPLHDGDKVQIFPPAAGG; from the coding sequence TTGAAGTTACACGTTGAATTTTACTCAACGCTTCGGCTTGATTTGAAGATAAAGAAATTGGAATACGAAAGCGAGAGCGAATTGACGGTGGAGCAACTGCTCCACCGCCTTTCACTGGATGTAAATCCAACGATATACGATAAACTCGTAAGAGGTGGTCAACCCATAAAGGGAACCAACATCCTTATAAACGGCAAGAGCTTTTGGCATCTTAATCTGCTTAATACGCCTCTTCATGATGGAGACAAAGTGCAGATATTCCCTCCTGCGGCGGGTGGATGA
- a CDS encoding aldehyde ferredoxin oxidoreductase family protein codes for MSYTGKLLRVNLTDKTSKVEQIDEKLFKLYLGGRGLASKFLMDEIDPKIDPLSPENKLIFATGLLTGTTAPTGGRYMVVTKGPLTGTIASSNSGGFFGAELKFAGYDMLIIEGRADKPVYISIMNGDVEIKDASHLWGKDTYFTTDTILKEVGDERAKVSCIGPAGENLVLISSIINDKGRAAGRTGVGAVMGSKMLKAIVVRGNKRPEVKDKGQFSEVVREKITTLRSNGITGEGLPKLGTKVLDSIINANGLYPTRNFNKGTYEYVEEVNGEALVEKGYLIRNKACFGCPIACGRVVTLPTGEEGEGPEYESGWAFGADCGVSDLVSITEANFLCNKLGLDTISTGSTIACAMELYEKGYLKDEEIGNATKPRFGSSEAIVYYTKAIAYREGLGDKLAEGSYRFAEAHGHPELSMSVKKQEIPAYDPRGAQGHALEYATSNRGACHVRGYMISPEILGVPEKLETQKLEGKAQWVKTFQDLTSVIDSAGLCLFTSFALGGDDYADLINAATGYNLSTEEMMKIGERIWNLERIFNLEAGLDPKEDTLPKRFLEDPLPDGPQKGATVKLSVLIPEYYKVRGWDENGIPTEEKRKELGL; via the coding sequence GTGAGCTACACGGGCAAGCTTCTGAGGGTAAATCTCACTGACAAAACTTCGAAAGTTGAACAAATCGATGAGAAACTCTTCAAACTTTATCTTGGAGGACGTGGGTTGGCATCTAAATTTTTAATGGATGAAATCGATCCCAAAATCGATCCGCTTTCTCCGGAAAACAAACTCATCTTCGCAACCGGTCTTCTAACGGGCACCACCGCTCCAACGGGTGGAAGATATATGGTCGTCACTAAAGGGCCACTAACGGGGACGATTGCATCAAGCAACTCCGGTGGTTTTTTCGGTGCGGAGTTGAAATTTGCAGGCTACGACATGTTGATAATCGAAGGAAGGGCTGACAAACCGGTTTATATTTCCATCATGAACGGAGATGTTGAAATAAAAGACGCGTCTCATCTTTGGGGAAAAGACACGTATTTCACCACAGATACGATTCTAAAAGAAGTGGGAGATGAAAGGGCAAAAGTTTCCTGTATAGGCCCCGCCGGTGAAAATTTGGTCCTGATTTCTTCAATTATAAATGATAAGGGAAGAGCTGCCGGCAGAACCGGTGTTGGAGCGGTTATGGGAAGTAAGATGCTGAAAGCCATCGTTGTAAGGGGAAATAAAAGGCCGGAAGTGAAAGACAAAGGCCAGTTCTCCGAAGTCGTGAGAGAAAAGATAACAACGTTGCGTTCCAATGGCATAACGGGCGAAGGCCTTCCGAAACTTGGAACGAAAGTCCTTGACAGCATAATAAACGCAAATGGCTTGTACCCAACGAGAAATTTCAATAAAGGTACGTACGAATACGTCGAAGAGGTAAACGGCGAGGCTTTAGTCGAAAAAGGATATCTCATAAGAAACAAAGCGTGCTTTGGATGTCCTATAGCGTGTGGAAGGGTTGTAACCTTGCCAACCGGTGAAGAAGGAGAAGGTCCAGAATACGAAAGTGGTTGGGCATTTGGTGCCGACTGTGGCGTTTCTGATCTCGTTTCCATAACCGAAGCGAACTTCCTTTGCAACAAACTTGGGCTCGATACAATTTCAACGGGTTCCACAATCGCTTGTGCCATGGAACTGTATGAAAAGGGGTATTTGAAAGATGAAGAGATAGGAAACGCGACAAAGCCGCGTTTTGGAAGCTCCGAAGCCATCGTCTATTACACGAAAGCGATAGCGTACCGTGAAGGACTTGGCGATAAATTGGCAGAAGGCTCATACAGATTTGCAGAAGCGCATGGACACCCAGAGCTCTCAATGAGCGTTAAAAAACAGGAAATACCTGCTTACGATCCAAGGGGGGCGCAGGGGCATGCCTTGGAATATGCTACTTCAAACAGGGGCGCTTGCCATGTAAGAGGTTACATGATTTCACCGGAAATTCTTGGCGTTCCAGAGAAATTGGAAACGCAGAAGCTTGAAGGAAAAGCGCAATGGGTAAAAACATTCCAGGATCTGACATCCGTCATAGATTCAGCTGGATTATGTCTTTTCACTTCTTTCGCACTTGGTGGAGACGATTACGCCGATTTGATAAACGCGGCAACTGGTTACAACTTGAGTACAGAAGAAATGATGAAAATCGGCGAAAGAATATGGAATTTGGAAAGAATCTTCAACCTTGAAGCTGGCCTTGATCCAAAAGAGGATACCCTACCGAAGAGATTTTTGGAAGATCCACTTCCAGACGGCCCACAAAAAGGCGCAACCGTCAAGCTAAGCGTGTTAATTCCAGAATACTACAAAGTAAGAGGATGGGACGAAAATGGAATTCCTACCGAAGAGAAGAGAAAAGAGTTGGGACTTTGA